One Paenibacillus sp. FSL H7-0737 DNA segment encodes these proteins:
- a CDS encoding DUF441 domain-containing protein — translation MDMTSLLLLGLAALGIISSNSPVTIAMVVLLLLRVLGLQQTFPWLEKYGLTIGIIILTIGVMTPLASGKISLQMVGQSFLHWKSLLAIAIGILVAYLGGRGAILMTNQPTVVAGLLIGTVIGVALFKGVPVGPLIAAGILSLLIGKM, via the coding sequence ATGGACATGACCTCTTTGCTTTTGCTTGGTCTTGCTGCGCTCGGTATTATAAGCAGTAATTCCCCTGTAACAATAGCAATGGTCGTCCTACTACTGCTAAGAGTTCTTGGCCTGCAGCAGACCTTCCCTTGGCTTGAGAAATATGGTTTAACTATCGGGATTATCATTCTTACGATCGGGGTCATGACGCCTTTGGCCAGCGGAAAAATATCGCTGCAGATGGTCGGTCAGTCCTTCCTCCACTGGAAGTCTCTTCTTGCGATTGCGATCGGCATTCTCGTCGCTTATCTTGGTGGGCGCGGAGCCATCCTTATGACCAACCAGCCCACAGTTGTTGCGGGTCTCCTGATCGGAACAGTGATTGGCGTTGCATTGTTCAAGGGTGTCCCTGTAGGACCGCTTATCGCAGCCGGTATTTTGTCGCTCTTGATTGGCAAAATGTAA
- a CDS encoding HesB/YadR/YfhF family protein: MNMEISQAAAAWFKRELDLKNGDYIRLFPRYSSGGGLHPGFSLGIGTEAPGRPAIQVEQDGIVFYMEEQDLWYMEGYGLTIVYSEADDDIEYKYEAKSVPGGVQV, from the coding sequence ATGAACATGGAAATTAGTCAAGCAGCGGCAGCTTGGTTTAAAAGAGAACTGGATCTTAAGAATGGAGACTATATTCGTTTATTTCCCCGCTATAGCTCGGGAGGTGGACTTCACCCTGGTTTCTCACTGGGTATCGGGACGGAGGCACCAGGACGTCCGGCAATACAAGTTGAACAAGACGGTATTGTGTTCTACATGGAAGAGCAGGACTTATGGTATATGGAAGGTTACGGCTTAACTATTGTGTATTCTGAGGCAGACGATGACATTGAATATAAGTATGAAGCCAAATCGGTGCCTGGCGGAGTACAGGTTTAA
- a CDS encoding ABC transporter ATP-binding protein — protein MKQWKSYFTFVRPYMKWIVFTLFIGMIKFSIPLTLPMILKYVVDDLLMNPAMSAQERVSQLMLILGGAFVLFVIVRGPVEYYRQYFAQLITSKILFDMRNKLYSHLQRLSLRYYQNTKVGEAISRFINDVEQTKNLVEVGMMNVWLDLFTLVFALGFMFYLNPVLALVSIAVLPFYAFAVSKLYKRLKVLTKDRSQALAGIQGYLHERIQGISIIRSFTMEKVDQKQFEDINGNFLKKAMAQTRWNAITFAIINTLTDIAPLLVIGYGGYQVIHGNLTVGTFVAFFGYLDRMYAPLRRLINSSTVLTQASASLERVLELLDEPYDIVDKPGARPLTNARGEIDFHNVWFKYNEENDWVLKDINLSIKPGQTVAFVGMSGGGKSSLISLIPRFYDISKGSLQMDGQDIQGLTQESLRRAVGMVLQDNFLFSGSVRDNILFGNPNATEEQVLSAARAANAHDFIEQLPLGYDTEVGERGVKLSGGQKQRVAIARVFLKDPKVLILDEATSALDLESEHLIQQALQSLSSERTTLIVAHRLSTITHADQIVVLENGEITERGTHEELMGLDGSYARLFNVQHLDT, from the coding sequence GTGAAGCAATGGAAATCATATTTTACTTTTGTACGGCCTTACATGAAATGGATTGTGTTTACGCTCTTTATAGGTATGATCAAGTTCAGCATCCCGTTGACACTGCCTATGATTCTGAAATACGTAGTCGATGATCTGCTGATGAACCCTGCCATGAGTGCCCAGGAGCGGGTATCGCAATTGATGCTCATCCTCGGAGGCGCTTTTGTTTTATTTGTAATTGTAAGGGGACCGGTGGAGTATTACCGGCAGTATTTTGCCCAGCTGATCACAAGTAAGATATTGTTCGATATGCGGAATAAGCTATACAGTCACTTACAGCGGTTATCGCTGCGGTATTATCAGAATACAAAAGTGGGTGAAGCGATTTCGAGATTTATAAATGATGTGGAACAGACTAAAAATTTAGTAGAAGTCGGAATGATGAATGTATGGCTGGATTTATTTACGCTAGTGTTTGCGCTTGGTTTTATGTTTTATTTGAATCCAGTGCTGGCGTTAGTATCTATCGCTGTACTTCCGTTCTACGCCTTTGCGGTAAGTAAACTATATAAACGACTTAAAGTGTTAACGAAAGACCGTTCACAGGCTCTGGCTGGCATTCAAGGCTATCTTCATGAACGGATTCAAGGCATTTCGATCATCCGCAGCTTCACCATGGAAAAAGTGGATCAGAAGCAGTTCGAAGATATCAACGGTAACTTTCTCAAAAAAGCGATGGCTCAAACTCGTTGGAATGCGATTACCTTCGCGATTATTAACACACTAACGGATATTGCACCACTGCTAGTCATCGGATACGGTGGTTATCAAGTGATTCATGGTAATTTGACTGTGGGAACCTTTGTTGCTTTCTTCGGCTATCTGGACCGGATGTATGCGCCGCTGCGTCGATTGATTAATTCCTCGACAGTGCTCACGCAAGCCTCGGCTTCCCTTGAACGGGTGCTTGAGCTGCTGGACGAGCCTTATGATATCGTGGATAAACCGGGAGCAAGACCTCTGACGAATGCACGTGGTGAAATTGATTTTCATAATGTTTGGTTCAAATACAACGAAGAAAATGATTGGGTACTGAAGGATATTAATTTAAGTATCAAACCTGGTCAGACGGTCGCTTTTGTTGGAATGAGTGGTGGCGGGAAGTCCTCTCTCATAAGCTTGATCCCGCGATTCTATGACATAAGCAAAGGTAGCCTCCAGATGGATGGTCAGGATATACAGGGTTTGACGCAGGAGAGTTTGCGAAGAGCTGTTGGGATGGTGCTTCAAGATAATTTCTTATTTAGTGGGTCTGTACGAGATAATATCTTGTTCGGCAATCCTAATGCTACAGAGGAGCAAGTCCTCTCGGCGGCGAGAGCTGCCAATGCGCATGATTTTATTGAGCAGCTGCCGCTAGGCTATGATACAGAAGTGGGAGAACGTGGAGTGAAGCTGTCCGGTGGGCAAAAGCAACGGGTAGCCATAGCAAGGGTGTTTCTTAAAGACCCAAAGGTTCTTATATTAGACGAAGCTACGTCAGCGCTGGATCTGGAATCAGAGCATTTAATTCAACAAGCTCTGCAATCCCTCTCGTCGGAACGAACTACACTCATTGTTGCGCATAGACTGTCTACCATTACACATGCTGATCAGATCGTGGTGCTTGAGAACGGTGAAATCACAGAACGTGGTACACATGAGGAACTAATGGGACTGGACGGAAGTTATGCGAGATTGTTTAACGTACAGCATTTGGATACATGA
- a CDS encoding sigma-70 family RNA polymerase sigma factor encodes MNTTELEEKAIAGDEDSFTALIDGMQERLYRMAYSYVRNKDDALEIVQETVYKAFISIHKLQQPQYFKTWLTKIAVNCALDFIRKSKKIVYMEKDPEGSYASEPIEDVIDLQEALRVLDKRSRMIIVMRYFEDLPIKEIAGVLDMPESTVKTVIYRGLGKLKINMKGSEYFG; translated from the coding sequence TTGAATACAACAGAGCTGGAGGAAAAGGCGATAGCGGGTGATGAAGACAGCTTTACTGCATTGATAGACGGGATGCAAGAACGTCTTTACCGTATGGCGTACTCCTATGTGAGGAATAAGGATGATGCGCTGGAGATTGTACAGGAGACCGTCTATAAAGCGTTCATCTCAATTCATAAACTGCAGCAACCCCAATATTTTAAAACTTGGCTCACAAAAATAGCCGTCAATTGTGCCTTGGACTTTATCCGAAAATCTAAAAAAATCGTGTATATGGAGAAAGATCCCGAAGGCAGCTACGCTTCAGAACCCATAGAGGATGTCATTGATCTTCAGGAGGCGCTAAGAGTTCTTGATAAAAGATCAAGAATGATCATTGTGATGAGGTATTTTGAAGACTTGCCCATAAAGGAAATTGCCGGGGTATTGGACATGCCAGAGAGTACGGTGAAAACCGTCATCTATCGGGGATTAGGGAAATTAAAAATTAATATGAAGGGGAGTGAGTACTTTGGATAA